One Spirochaeta africana DSM 8902 genomic window carries:
- a CDS encoding GGDEF domain-containing protein has translation MDEILLASGCTGVLAALEGMEHTEIRRLELEHIERPTSPSSTGLLVLDAPDYLAMDADGRRRLSGYLKLLIADPQEPVAHVAGLRRPSVQVFCPSAANVLSEQEAQNLITIIHCLFAQQQMAARLNSYITDSFQTIIDAQIVERQKQEIEKLNEELHSISRVDFLTNLLNRRAFLESLEAETKRAQRNRWRLGEAAGQPLPLIEKVGDPEFAGRPRGDIVDHIGKLSCMVMDIDFFKKVNDTYGHLAGDMVLRKLGHVLQEKGLFRENDLVGRYGGEEFIVVLPETSAQHARIPAERLRKKIKETVFVDDHGHSFSITLSIGIAEAVVGEESTESLIHRADVALYHAKEHGRDRVCIHEEIEPPVQPQD, from the coding sequence ATGGATGAGATACTGCTTGCCAGTGGGTGTACGGGTGTTCTCGCTGCGCTCGAGGGAATGGAGCATACCGAGATTCGACGACTGGAGCTGGAACACATCGAACGTCCGACGTCCCCGAGCTCAACCGGACTGCTGGTACTGGATGCGCCCGATTACCTTGCCATGGATGCCGACGGTCGACGACGGCTCTCTGGATATCTGAAACTGCTGATTGCCGATCCACAGGAGCCGGTGGCACATGTAGCTGGCCTGCGGCGACCGTCGGTACAGGTGTTCTGCCCCTCGGCAGCGAATGTACTGAGCGAGCAGGAGGCGCAGAACCTGATAACCATTATTCACTGCCTGTTTGCGCAGCAGCAGATGGCGGCTCGACTCAATTCCTACATAACCGACTCCTTTCAGACCATTATCGACGCGCAGATTGTGGAGCGGCAGAAGCAGGAGATTGAAAAGCTCAATGAGGAGCTTCACTCCATTAGCAGGGTGGATTTTCTGACCAACCTGTTGAATCGGCGGGCATTCCTGGAAAGCCTGGAGGCCGAAACCAAGCGTGCCCAGCGCAACCGCTGGCGGCTGGGCGAGGCAGCCGGACAGCCGCTGCCCCTGATAGAGAAGGTTGGCGATCCGGAGTTCGCCGGGCGCCCGCGCGGGGATATTGTAGATCATATCGGGAAACTGTCGTGTATGGTTATGGATATCGATTTTTTCAAGAAGGTGAACGATACCTACGGCCACCTGGCTGGCGATATGGTACTGCGCAAGCTCGGGCATGTACTGCAGGAAAAAGGGCTGTTTCGGGAAAACGATCTGGTCGGCCGCTATGGCGGCGAAGAATTCATTGTAGTGCTGCCGGAGACCAGTGCGCAGCATGCACGAATCCCGGCTGAACGGCTGCGCAAAAAGATTAAAGAGACGGTGTTTGTAGATGATCATGGGCATTCATTCTCCATCACCCTGAGTATTGGCATTGCCGAGGCGGTAGTCGGGGAGGAGTCAACCGAGTCACTTATCCATCGGGCTGATGTTGCCTTGTACCATGCCAAGGAGCATGGCCGGGATCGTGTTTGTATTCACGAAGAGATTGAGCCCCCGGTACAGCCGCAGGATTAA